TATATCAGCAACATTATCAGGGATGTTCTGCCAAAAATATCTTGAAGTAAAGGACAAACGCCTCATATTTGCCTTATTGAGAAACTGgaatttacagaaaatgttaGAGATTCAAGAATATTTGTAAAAGAGTTTAGTTGGGTTGGCTCTTTAGCCTTAGCATCTAGACATCTGGTTAGTGTGTCACACCTATTCATGGAAACTAAAtggcaaaattaaaaaaatttgataATACAATATTAACTTTCTGCTCTGTAGTCTGCAAAACTGACCATGTTACCTTTTATTTTGGTTCGTAAACCAAGCAAGACAGCCCATCTGTATTCTATAATTAGCCAATCAGTTGCTATGATTTTGCCTATCTCATCTGGTTAAGTGGGTTTGGATTGTGCAAATTCATTGGTTCCAGCGTTTGGACAACTAAAGCATGGACGTATTTCATGGAAAATGGAACGTTGGAATACAAAAGTGCAATGGCCATTCATTATTCTGAAGCTGATTATGGGATGGGTCTCAAAGGAAACACTCAATATTatgtatacaatatatttaaattagaaATGTACAATTACCAATTTGTTCTATAAACCCCGCCCATTCTGCTGCCAATTAGATTTTGCCCTGTAGCCCACAAACTGGGAttatctacctggcgcgctattggcgggtttaacacaaGTTTTAAATTCAGCATAGAGGCCACCGAAGCGCTGCAACCCGTTGATGtcgctgtcgcttctacgtcacccgtatcgttggtctgattggttgaaggactgtcCAATTgggtacagagtcatttgaactaagCCCGCCCCGTTGTTCACGCCTCttatgcagagaaaatacagatcagactccccagaccaacgctcagtctcaaatctattgagcttggcttacACATGAgcttatacatacatacagtattgcttaggggcggctgtggctcagtggcagagtggttgcctgccaatcggaaggtttgtggttcgatccccgcccctgcagtcattgtcgaagtgtccttgggcaaggcactgaacccctagttgcccccggtgctgcgcatcggagtgtgaatgtgtgtgaatgtttatctgatgagcaggtggcaccttgtacggcagccctggccacagtgtatgaatgtgtgtgaatggtgaatgtttcctgtatctgtgatgtaaaagcgctttgagcagttgttaagactggaaaagcgctatataaatacagcacatttacatttacatttacattattctGTTCAACCCACTGACTAAACCTtggtttctctgtgtgtttaaccCTTCACAGGCAGTCCTGGCCCACCAGATTGGATGTTAACCAGGATGTCAGTGATGGCTTGGGGGGTCCAACTATCTCCCACCCCGGGGGGCCACAGTCACCTGCCCGCAGTGCTGAGAGCCTCCACAAAGGCCCCAGGCCCAAAACAGCTCTGCTGGACCTCAGCCAGCGGCAGGACCACCACACCACAGCAtccaagcagcagcagcagtctgcaCGACAGAACCAGGAGAGGGGACTCAGACCCCTGGTAAAGCCCCACGCCAACGCCCTCAGGCTGGGCTCTCTGACCTCAGTGGGACCTTGCAAAACTCGTAGTCCCAGTCTTTTTAGcgtggaggaggatgaggaagaagagggggaggaagacaCAGGTTTATCCGCTTCAGCACTACCTGCTCAGGTGGTGCTTCGTTGCAAAGCCTCTTCCGCTTCGTCCACGTCTTCTGCTGGTAATCGGCTGACGTCCCGTATGAGCGCTCCAGTTCTTAATCAGATTCACGAGGCGGATaaagaggatgaggaagaggaggagaggagggagctGCATGGATTCGGCCCACCCAAACCCAGCCTCAGCCTCAATCTAAACTCTCGAATACCATCCCCGCTAACACTCGTACCATCTCCGAGCGCTGATGTAACCGCACCGGTTGCCGCTTTCACCCCCAGCTCAGAGACTAGTGACGATGAGACAGAAAGTCACCATAAACCAGACACGGCGACGGTAGGTGAACAAGGGgatgagagagaagggaggaaagaggatggagagaaaagggggTCAGGGCAGGGCAGTCCCTCCAGCTGTGCCAGTCCTGGATCAGGTTCGTGCCAAGGCAAGGGCGCCGCCAAAGCTGCCAGCGGCCTGGTGGAAAGCTTAAAGCTGATGAGCCTGTGCCTGAGCTCTCAGTTCCACAACCTgacggggggagggggagaaagagggggaggaggaggaggggggggaggaggaggaggaggaggcggcggcggcggcggcggcagcaGCGGTGCCGTTGTCGCGGGGGAGACCCAGGACCATCCCATGTGGAGGATGTGCATGGGCGGCTCCACCGGTAGCCTGGATAAGGTCTCGCTACTGGGTGGCCCCTCACCCAGGGGGAACCTGTACCACCACCACCCCTCGCTGGGAGACGCGCTGGCAGACCCGCTGCTGGAGGGCCCCTGCACGGCCACGCTGAGGCTGGGAGAGCTGGACCTGGCCAGGGAGAACCACAGGAACATGAAGAACCGCGTTCTGCAGATGCCTCTGAGCGACAAGACTCTGTCCGTCAACATCCACCGGAGCCCCAAGGAGGGTCTGCTCTGTACTCCCACCCCACACAGCTGCTGCCAGGTCATCTAGAGCCCCTCCACACTGCTCAGTCCTCATCTATATTTCCCTTATCAggttgcttttgttttaaagtcatgtCACCACTGGCTCACGTTATGTTTTGCAATTTATTCCATTTCCAATTATTCAGCACTCAACGGTGGATGACTGGGAGAAAGTCCAAATGCctattttgcacatttacagACGCAAAAAGTCTCCACGGAGGAGCCTGGGTGCCATGCCAAGTATACGTATGTGAAGCACTTTCCGCAGATTAAACAGGACACTGACGGAACATTTTAACCCGCCGGTGTGTTTGAATAAGAGACATTGAGTATGGAAATGGACACAGGAGGTGCTCACATCCCTGCTCTTACACACTTATCTACACTATATGTACACATTTTGTGCACATCCACTATATCACTCTGATAAGCCGATAAAAGGGAAAGCGAGTTGAGTTTCAGTATCATGTTACATATCCTCTTTTGTTGTACttgatgctgttttttaaataccattatttttaaagatttaaatttatactgtattttctttttttaatctgactGAAAGGGTTAAGGCCTGTGTTTTCATTCCAgtaaggaagaaagaaaatggacaaCAGCACATAAGTATGAAGGTGGCACACAGTATTTTGTAGTCtatcactgttttatttttctatctCGAACATGTTTCCACAGACTCTGAAAGAAAAGGCCCACTCACTTGTCAAGTCTCTGCGCAGTTACACAGCAGAGTTTGTACATATGTGAATAACCTAACAGTACTCCGTACCTGTAACCTTGTATTGCAGTAGAACCCTGAATACTAGATCCTGATACACCATTATTCGCCACTCCTACTGGATATTCAAGGTTTTTGGTTGAACCCAGAGCTAGAAATGTGTTTGATGGCACAATAAAAACAGTCCAATGAAATTATTGTACAAGTAAAGGCAGCTCTCTAAATTCAAAACCAAAACCATGTACATCCTGCAGCTTTCCAGGATCACGGTAGCCACTGTTGTAGCGTATtccaagacaaaaacaacaaaggggTTTCAACTGTATCAAGTATCAAGTATTGGTCTGTGTAACTGGATGTGTGACCCACCCCTAGTGGAATATATAACTTGACAGTGCATGTGTTTTGCTGTAGCAACATTATTCTTACTCACTGAGGTCAATCCACCTGCTGTATCTACGTAACATTCAAATGGTCACTTTACTGTAGCCTCACAACAATACCAGCGACTGCAaaatgtacaacaaaaatgGATGTGCCATAAATCTGTCTTGagcatattgtactgtatgtatatgatAGAGATCTATTAAAAGGAAATGACGTGAAAGGAGTCTGTTTCTTGAGTTTTGTTAAGTGAAAGTTGCCAGTCCAGCTTCCATAGGTTTTGGAACAGTAGGGTGAGgtatttaattaaaactaaattaaaatgtttacatttttggatttattttttacaaatctcTGTCTTTTTGGAGAGTAAATCAACATTTACTACATTGCTGTATAGGGACTATTGAGGACACTGAGGTCACCTCTGGGTTAATATGTATAGGAATTTGTTATATAAGACATGAAAAGATAACATTAGGTTTTGTAGGACTGATCCTGAATCTTACAAGCTGACTGTGACAAACAACATTTCGGGAgttaatattgaaatatataaatatacagtatatttgatcAGTTTGATTGTTTTGTATACTCTGTTTACTTGGTGGCTAGCGCATGTCTCCGATGGACGGGGCTCCGCTGTTGGGACTTCAGAAACATGAGGGTATAAGAAGAGGCACTACTGActtgtgggaaatgtaggatccatcCTTTTCCCAAACTTGACCTGTACCAGGGCTTAAAAGTCAGGATGTCTGTTCCTCTGCTTCTCTGAGTCTGACCATTCTTCTTTTAAAAGACTGTTTGCCGTTTGCTGTGCATTACCTTTACTTCATCTACACACAGGTAGGGTAATGTCTCGttgtttaaaaggttttttctGCTACTTTTTGCGAATTTGCCCTTAAAACGGTCAGACCTAAATTGAGCATAATTTGACCCTTTAATTTAGTCTAACActggggtgtcaaactcaagttCAACACTGGAAAATaggaatcacatcaagggccagacatgtttagtttattgatgtgttttatttaatcaaaaaagtcaaatatctgaCTGTTTTATTGCCTATGTCATATAGTCTTTGCTTTTACAGTTTGGTTGCAATAAAGTCTTAAAGAAGTCAAGCCATCATAgaaaaaaatgccccaaaaacatcagaataagTTACAAATTGTCAACAAAAATGACCACGtcaaaaaagcgacaaaaactaGGTAGGACAAATTGTaaacctaaattgatatgcaGGCTGGGTCATGATCTACgaggggccggatttggcccgcAGGCCTAGAGTTTGACACGTGGTCTAACACATATTTGCTATCTACCAACATAGCATACATACTATAGTGCATAAGGAGCCAGAGATGAAGGCAGAGGTCACTCTAAGGTCTATGTTCTGTTATCAGTAAAGTGATCCTCCTCCCAAAACCAGTTTTTGTAAGTCAGTTgtgataaacagaaaaaaagagggattATTGCTAAAAAGGAGCCAAATGGGCCTGTGTGCAAGACAAATTCTCTCATTGTGATTATTTTCCTGAACGGTCTCGAAGCCTCCCTCCAAGCACAGCAGGGAGTTGTAATCTCTGCAACATCTGGGCTACTGTTTCACATCAGCCAGCTGGGAGGAAATCAGATCAGACCAGATGAGCCTATACCTAAGTGggtgaacaacacacacacacacaccgaggaCCGAGCACATGCTGGAATTGTATCACTGCCACCtgatctctctcttcctctctttgtaCATCTACATTAGTTTCATTAGTTTTAcaacaaaataccaaacatgTTTCATATAGTGTAGGCAGCTATGTGAGTCCAGATAAGTTTCTGTGGTTTCTACATTGGATCCGGTGTGGTGTGCAGGGGATTAATCCGGCAGACAGGCAGGGAATCACCATCTACAGACACTACGCTCACAGCAGCAGACAGATTATCTGCTTCTGGCATGTCAGCGCGCATTAACAGTCAGTTAATCCTGAACTGATAATTGAACCGATGCAAAagagtattttattttccttaaatttgtattaaaaCTACAATATAATCCTCTGAAATGCAGTGGAAGCATAAGtctcttttcttagtttctTTTCATTCAACACAAGTGCTTTCTGACAGCagtaatatcattattattattgtaccTTTATTGCAGTTGGATCCTGAGAATTATGTGGAATATGTGTGTCCCTGTTTTTACATTGCATGGTCTCTCTTTTTGGAAGGGTGTGTCTGTCAGTGGAACATGTAATCTTAAGACTGAACTCCTGTCGACCACCAGGCTGATAAATCTTGTTTAAGGAACaaagccaacacacacacacgcacgcacgcatgcacacgcacgaacacacacacccacccgcCCACGGACAGTTGGTCTCAGTACACAGACGCTATTTGGCCTTCTGATAGAATTTTGTCTTACCCGACactgaaaagtgtgtgtgatgctctcttgacatgtgtgtgtgtacatttaattttactgtaaGCTTGTTCAGAGTGTAACTGGAACCGTGTTTGCCCATCTCACACAATGTGAAAACCAAGAACTGcctgagagagcgagagagagagagagagggggggggcaagtccattaaagggaaattttcattAGCCGTGACAGCCTGGGAAAAGGCAAACAGGAGAGGGAGggtataaaaagaaacaattatcACAGACATTACATGGAAGACAACAGAAGCCGTGGCAATGTAAAAACTCAAAATTCAAATGACACGACCTAGAATAGAAGGAGCAGGGAAAAATGGAAGGGAaagaatgtgaagaaaaaaaagacggGAAGAGTCTTTTTATACCCAGCTGGAAAACACTGGGCATAAAAAGACTAAACAGGAAATCATAAAGCAGCACAGCATAGAGGCAGAGACCTGCAGGTTAGCCTTAAAGTCGCAGCTTTAAGAATATGAGAATTAAATAGACAATAGAGCGGTTTTACTTATTTCAAGGACATCAGTGGGGACTTTCTCACCAGCCAAGTGCTTTGGGTTGTAAAGGACACCTGCTTTTAATGATCTCAGATATGAGAATAGCCTTGTGGATGTTACTGAAGCGTGTTTTTATAAGAGCCCGTCGAGACTCTTAAACCGGGAGGCAGAAATTCTGGCACGAAAGCTCTTTGTTTCTTAGGTAATTAACAAATCTAGCCAgtagcctttttattttttttaaagtgaggtAAGAAGCCTGGAGGTTGACAATAAACAATCACTGTTTGGTTTTAAAGGAGAACTTTTTGTTAATGTACCACATAGCGCCACAGGAAGGCCTTCAAACTTTagaactcctccctctaagtgtctgacacacacacacttagtgagtttgaaactggacaatatcggttttgtgcaataacactgctTTAAATGTGTGCGatactctgctgctactatttattcatttttactgtTCAGCATTACAAcgccttaattatgtaaatcctgtatcacaaaaaaatcttttaactaTGTAAATCCTGTACATATCCACACTGCTTATATTTCTACTCTATGTATATACTGTTGATTCGGATTCTTATAAGTCCTCCAACTTCCATGGTGCCAGTGGAGAGTACTCGTTTTTAAAGTTCAGTTTACCATGTTTACAGCCtcaatatgtatgtatatatatctcaaTACGGAATACTAATGATAATGGTATAACGTGTATAAACAAGGGAATGAAGAAGGCCCAgctgtatttttaaatcaatgtaatCAGTTGGAAGAAGCATTGGAATGTGCTTGGTGACAGATTTAGATCTGCACAATCAATAGctagaaagaaggaagaaattACCCGCTTTACAGGATTTCATGAATCAGACCACTTCAGCATCAGTCCCAGTGTTGTCACTAATGAGTCTCAATGTAAAAGTCTCAATGCCTCGTTGGATGCATTTCACTCCTTTTGCGAGGAGAGAAGTCATCACATCGACGTGCTTATTCCTCTGCAGTTTCTGTAGAGAATAGCCAACCAGCTGGCAAACTCCAGCTCTGGTTcggttacttttcttttctctgatgCACTGAGTCAGAATTGACATCCTGTGATCATTAGACTCTTGATACCTTTGGTGTGATGTGAGAGCTGCGAGGTGCTCTCATTGTGTAAAGGCTAAGCATGTTGGGAGGTCTGACAAAATAACTGAGTAGATAGATATTCCTTTCAAAACAGTCGTGCAGCTGACTTCATTACAATattgtcctctttttttgttggtgaAATGTCAGTCTGGCTGCCAACTCTGGGGTATAAATAAATCTCTGGACTGTAAATATCATCAGTCACTCATAAGCGGACTACAATTGTTTGGTTTAGAGCGTGATGCATGCATCTCATTACACTAGTGGATTGTCACATGAAAAAAGAGCAGAATTGTTATGGGGCTTATGCACTGAGGTGATGAATACCTTTCATATGGTGGATAGGATAGCCTTTAAAAAGACTCCATCCTCATCTATATCATAATTTGTGTTCAAGTAAATGACTAAAACTATGGGTTAGGACCCCAAAAAGAGTCAGAATAATGAGGGAGTTTCAGTTTGGTCTTGCAGAGCAAAGAGAGATAACACTGCTAGCTGTTAAAACTGAGCTCCTGAAGCTATGGCTACACAAATCTGCATGTGGTGGTACTGATTAAAGATAAACTGGGAGCTGAAAGGCTGCcaacaacagtgtgtgtttctgagtggGAACACCTTTTATGTGCAGTTATGTCAGGCCTTCAAGCTTTCAATTATATCCAACCCCAGTATGAAAGCTCCTGtcacttttctcacttttcctAATGAAATGGAGTggctgagacagagagagagagagagagagagagagtgagagtgagagcgCGAGAACGAATAAGCCTGCACGCTTATTAAGTGAGTAATATGGACAGAGGGCTCGGCACACTGTGCGTGCACATCTCCGTCCCCGAGAGGCCGCGCACATGTAGCTCCCGCTGAATGTTCCTGCCTTGACAAGCAGCCAGCCAGCGTCTTCAAGAAAACAAGCAACCCATAATTACCCCGTCCAACCACAGCATCACTTCCTGCAGGTGGAGATCCAAAAGACTCCGTCTCCGTGGCTACCCTGTTGCCAGGAGACAGTTCGGGCGGGCCAGGTTGACGACAGAGACAGACCGAGGTAACAGTGGCTAAACTAACAAATCTCAAGGTTATCAAGTCTCCCCTCCATTACTCTACTACCTAACATCTTTCACCTTCTGCATCAAGATGTTGGAGACATTCATTACAATATAAAAGGCAGTGTATTAAAAGTGTTGTTGTAACCAAGTtatgtttgccttttttgtttatCACCAAAAGGCATTGCATGCATTCTTGGTGTCTATGTGTTGAGTGCAAGTGACCGATATTAGGTGTGTAATTCTAAATAGGTACTCTTTGAAAAAGTGTAGGCAAAACTGAATCAAGGGAGAAACTATGTTGTCCAGTGCATTAAAGACACTTGACAGACCTGCGTGTATTTTAATATTACGACTTCAGTTTTCACTTGTAGTACCCTATTCTGCCAAGAGAATTACCGCGTAGAAATGgtcaaatgtaaatatgagtTGAGTGTATGGAGTGTAACAATTCCACAAAAGTTCAGAGACAAATGTCCATTTAGAATCACGGCTTTCTTGCGCCAGGTCTTTTTTTCAGACTTGCATATTCACAGAATGTAGGTTTCCTAGTAAATAACCCAACTCGTGTCATACCAACACAACCCCAGAAACAGAAGGTTTATTTTAAGTTCAACACACATCTCTGACCCTATTCTGTCACTGCAGTTGTGACTAAGGAGAGCAGAGTGTCATGCTGGTCTTAAAGCATCACTGTCCAGGTCTCCTGAGTAGCTCACTCAACTCAAAATGCATGTGCGGTGCTTTGTTTGGGATTCAGTGTTACCCTTCTGCAACCCAGAGGGGAGACAATGTGCCTGCCTATGCTGCCACTGTGCTGCCACCTGCTGGCCGCTCTCTGTCGCCGTGTCTCCAGAGAAGTTCTGTGGAAAACACACCAGCCCTTTGCCCTATTCACGTCTACCTCATATCTCTCACTGGGGcgaagggtaaaaaaaaaaagaacatcctgTGTATTTGCCTAGACCTCAACCCAAAACAAGATACTCCCCCGAGGGatgatttccctttttttccccttacatctttttttaaaacacagaaaagttgCCAAACAGTTTTTCCGATTATTTAGCAGTGACTGCTCTTAACCCCTCgaggacacaaaaaaaactaagtgaGCAACAAACACTGCACgtcacatttatttacaacaaaaaaaaactttacaagaGGTTGACCCCAAGTCTTAGAAATAGTGAGTGAAGCGTCCTCAGTCGGTTCTGGTTCTCTCTTAAGAGTAAAGTGCATGATAAAGAGGCTTGCAGTTACACAGCTGAGGCTGTGTAATAAGTGGCGCTTCGGTAAACCGTGTGGCCTTCCTGTGTGTCGTCTGAATGAGGGAGCTCTCACGGCTCCGTTTCCTCACCTCGCCTTTTCTTTTCCGTCCCAGCGAGGATTTGAAGGACTGTCTGGTTGAAGTCATCGGGCTGGTCGGCGAAGACGTAATGGCCCGCTCCTCTGATGTTCTTTACCAACACAGTTGAACAGAAAGAGTCAGCGGTTTAGAGATAAAGCTGTTGTGAGTACACATTTCTAAGAGAACTtgcaaaaaattcaaaaagaacCTACAATGATTTGCACATCTGGTCTGGTTTTCTTTAACGCGTATCCAGAGTCACTGTCAATGCTGGAGCGTGAGCCATAGATGAAGGAAATGGGAATGTCGGCCTGGACTTGGTCGATCCTCTCTAGCATGGGCCTCTTAGCCCAACCATAGGGAATGGTCATGTTCTTAAAGGCCGTTTCTCCActgaaacagagacaaaataatGTTGGAGAGTAATAAAAAGTACCAGGGTGTATTGGCTTTAAAGGTTTCTCACCTTGGTGTCTGGGCATTTAGATGGTAGATGTAGTCAGATACTGTGTTGTCGTCAAAAACGGATGAGTATTTCTGCTTGAAATCGGACCTGACTGTCTGGACCAGCATTGGACCTGAGAGATATCAGTATGATAACTTCAGACAAACCAGACCattgacaacaaaactggcaGCCTCTACTAACCTCTGCAATGCAGGTCATGTTTTGTGCCAGTTTTACAGAAATTCTTTCAAAAGCCTATGATGGAAATAGAGAAtggctgctgctgatgatgatgatgatgattcaATAAGTTCATCTTTCAACGCCATGACAACGCAGAGCCCGACAAACAAGAAGTGACATCCTTTTTGTGTTAGGAAGCAAAAGAGTTACCAGGAATGTTTTTTAACGTAGAGAATTATCTCACAATACTCCTGGCATGCTATTGCCTCAAATTTAGAATACTGAATATTAAATGGAACTAAAGATacatgtgagtatgtgtgtttgtgtgtgtgctgacctAGAGGCCCAGCCAGTCTGAGTCCAGCCAGAGGGTTGAAGGGGCTCATAACAGCCCCCATGGCTCTGATCCACACTGGGATGGAGCTGTGGTTGGGGTTGTCTGGACGTGCTGGGAACCCCCATGGCTCCACCAACAGCAGATGCTTtacccttcacacacacacacacagttagattttaaataataataatacatttttttatagagcgctttcaatcaaagtgcttaacaaaaagaatacaattaaaatacaactAGTATAtccacatttgaaaaaaaagtaggcAGAACTCAGCATTGAGGACTGGAGTGCTATTGGGGATTTGGGCTCTCAGAAATCTGTTTATCAAATTTTCCTCAAGTGATGTTTGATATATTTATACAACAAGTTTTCTTAACTTTTAACTAAAAGGACTGCTATCTCAAGGGACTGGATGGTTTTTTGAAAGAGCGGATATTTCACGGAAAGTCTGTAAAAAGACCGTGAACGTAATCATTTGACACACTTTTGAGGACTAAGTGCACACTTGGCATTCATTTTATCAAATGTATTCCAAAAACAATATAGAGTAGTTCTAAAGATACTGTGTGGCTtcactaaacacaaaataaacacaccAAAGCACCTGTGTGGGTATTTGAGTGTGTAGGCAGCAGACAGGTATCCTCCGAGGTTGTGTCCCAGCAGCACCATGTCCTCCAGTCCCACCTTTTCCCTCCACTCCTCCAGTGCCGACACAAACTGCTCCTCAGCCCCCTCGGGGTCCGTGCTGAACTGGGGGTGGCTGCTCCTGCCGAAGCCCAGCAGGTCTAGAGTGTAGACCGGTCCACTGCTGGAGAGAGAGTCCAGGTTTTGGGCCCAAAGAGCAACCCCACCTCCAAAGCcatgcagcagaaccagaggGGGCCTGGACTGGGCAAGGGGCCCGGAAGGAGAGCATGGTGGCTGAGTGAAAAAAGCTAAGGTCCACAGATAGTTGTTGTTGGATATGCGGACGTGCTGCCTGGAGAAAGGCAGCTTCACACCTGCAGTTTGGGACAAAGGGGTCCTACTTAGACTGACAGGTCTACAACAACCAGTTCTGgtatttttaacccttttttataagacaaaaatatcagaagaaCACCAAATCCTCTCGGCATTTAGACAACGCAACACCAAAACTTTAAGCTGGAAACCACTCAACTTAGTATCAGTGGTTCAgctctttaaccctcatgttgtccttgggtcaaattgacccattttcccatatcaatgttctttttaattaccccaaataacatgatttattccacacaacgctcctggcaagtacaaatctctactttcattattttagggtgtcttattcaagtttatatcatttgaaaaaaagatcgAAGTGGTTTCGAAATAGTACTGAGTGAAAGTTGACATACAGTAGGGCTCGGAAGTGTGTTCACTCCCAGGTACAATTTTTTATTACTGTGCATAAataagccaagaaaagatggaaacatctccaaaaggcatcaaatgacagattaaacattcgtataatatgtcacaaaaagttagattttatttctatcatttacactttcaaaataacagcatagcatctgcaaaggtttgggcaccctgcagagtttatagcatgcaccacCCCCTTGTCTTtgcttcttcatgcacattaataaatatttttacctggggtgcccaaacttttgagccccactgtattaCAGTCTAAACacattatccatcaacatacattcctttaatttcagtcttCCTAAAttgctgcttttctaactcaaacattaagtatcACTTCccataaattaggtttattgaccataaattaccaaataaaagtgaaactaaagttaataagtgagTGTTATgtagtgacaaacattgaaataagcatcaaaagtgttgagaaaagggacaaaaagtaagaaaatgttaaaaccaTTGACAGAAAGCGTCAACAACAAatggattttcaattttgacaggaagacaacacaagggttaaggccCACTTACTCTTGAGCATTTTTTCCTCTGCATCTTTCAGCTGAGAGGGAGAAGTGGGGCACCAAGAGGGAAGCCAGCTGGATATCCAGGAGCTGGGATTCGGacagcacacatgcacaggcacaacagaacagaacatgTAATGTACATGCCAACACAGGCAAAGGCTAACTGTAACTTGAACTTTGACCAGTTTCCCAATTCTGCTATCTGAAAGAATGCAAACATCAAAGAAAGACTTAAGAACTTACAAAATAGCTCCATTGCTCAATGGGGCATACAAAATGCATCAAAAGACAGTTACACCACC
The genomic region above belongs to Etheostoma cragini isolate CJK2018 chromosome 14, CSU_Ecrag_1.0, whole genome shotgun sequence and contains:
- the LOC117957153 gene encoding LOW QUALITY PROTEIN: SNF-related serine/threonine-protein kinase-like (The sequence of the model RefSeq protein was modified relative to this genomic sequence to represent the inferred CDS: substituted 1 base at 1 genomic stop codon) produces the protein MAGLKRHHDGKIAGLYDLDKTLGRGHFAVVKLARHVFTGEKVAVKVIDKTKLDPVARGHLFQEVRCMKMVQHPNVVRLYEVIDTATKLYLILELGDGGDMYDCIMKHDGGLPEEVAKCYFAQIVHAISYCHRLHVVHRDLKPENVVFFEKQGVVKLTDFGFSNRFQPGKTLNTSCGSLAYSAPEILLGDEYDAPAVDIWSLGVILFMLVCGQPPFQETNDSETLTMIMDCKYTVPPHISHACREXVTRTRTHPHGWTEYSAVNLGFSVCLTLHRQSWPTRLDVNQDVSDGLGGPTISHPGGPQSPARSAESLHKGPRPKTALLDLSQRQDHHTTASKQQQQSARQNQERGLRPLVKPHANALRLGSLTSVGPCKTRSPSLFSVEEDEEEEGEEDTGLSASALPAQVVLRCKASSASSTSSAGNRLTSRMSAPVLNQIHEADKEDEEEEERRELHGFGPPKPSLSLNLNSRIPSPLTLVPSPSADVTAPVAAFTPSSETSDDETESHHKPDTATVGEQGDEREGRKEDGEKRGSGQGSPSSCASPGSGSCQGKGAAKAASGLVESLKLMSLCLSSQFHNLTGGGGERGGGGGGGGGGGGGGGGGGGGSSGAVVAGETQDHPMWRMCMGGSTGSLDKVSLLGGPSPRGNLYHHHPSLGDALADPLLEGPCTATLRLGELDLARENHRNMKNRVLQMPLSDKTLSVNIHRSPKEGLLCTPTPHSCCQVI
- the LOC117957151 gene encoding 1-acylglycerol-3-phosphate O-acyltransferase ABHD5-like — encoded protein: MRRMAEQIQPTKEQCSWISSWLPSWCPTSPSQLKDAEEKMLKSVKLPFSRQHVRISNNNYLWTLAFFTQPPCSPSGPLAQSRPPLVLLHGFGGGVALWAQNLDSLSSSGPVYTLDLLGFGRSSHPQFSTDPEGAEEQFVSALEEWREKVGLEDMVLLGHNLGGYLSAAYTLKYPHRVKHLLLVEPWGFPARPDNPNHSSIPVWIRAMGAVMSPFNPLAGLRLAGPLGPMLVQTVRSDFKQKYSSVFDDNTVSDYIYHLNAQTPSGETAFKNMTIPYGWAKRPMLERIDQVQADIPISFIYGSRSSIDSDSGYALKKTRPDVQIIVIRGAGHYVFADQPDDFNQTVLQILAGTEKKRRGEETEP